The Metabacillus litoralis genome contains a region encoding:
- a CDS encoding sugar phosphate isomerase/epimerase family protein: MNLLLSSTLCWQHSVDRVIEIANDLGFEGVEVWAEQVWFHRTPINQIIEAKEKYNVKLTFHAASWDLNLCALNEGIRQQSINEVEKSMLLAREIGALNVTVHPGKRTLTESWTQWHYDQLVTSFSSLAQFASNIGVEMSIEQMEHEKKEFIIDARSINELINDLPSTVKVTFDIAHVPLEKDILQYYSQIERINKIHVSDVTHSKYHVPLGSGGVQVETLLYMIMENQHPVILEGFDQNEGFSNLNKNVRFLRDKLNLSIKEVTSENISYK, from the coding sequence TTGAATTTATTATTATCATCAACTCTTTGCTGGCAACACTCAGTAGATCGTGTAATTGAAATCGCAAACGATTTAGGTTTTGAAGGAGTAGAAGTATGGGCTGAACAAGTTTGGTTTCATCGGACTCCGATTAATCAGATAATTGAAGCTAAAGAAAAATATAACGTAAAGTTAACATTCCATGCAGCGAGTTGGGATTTAAATCTATGTGCTCTTAATGAGGGAATTCGCCAGCAATCTATAAATGAAGTTGAGAAATCAATGCTTTTAGCAAGGGAAATAGGAGCATTAAATGTAACTGTTCATCCGGGAAAAAGAACTCTAACTGAGTCATGGACGCAATGGCATTATGATCAGCTTGTTACTTCCTTTTCTAGCTTGGCACAATTTGCTAGTAATATAGGAGTTGAAATGTCAATTGAACAAATGGAGCATGAAAAAAAGGAGTTCATTATAGATGCGAGATCAATAAACGAGCTGATAAATGATCTACCATCCACAGTAAAAGTAACATTTGATATTGCCCATGTTCCTTTAGAAAAGGATATTCTTCAATATTATTCTCAAATAGAGCGCATTAATAAGATTCATGTAAGTGATGTTACACATTCAAAGTATCACGTACCTTTGGGTTCAGGAGGAGTTCAGGTGGAGACTCTCCTTTACATGATTATGGAGAATCAACATCCTGTAATCTTAGAAGGCTTTGATCAAAATGAAGGTTTCTCTAACTTAAATAAAAATGTTAGGTTTTTAAGAGATAAATTGAACCTTTCGATTAAGGAGGTTACTAGTGAAAATATTAGTTACAAATGA
- a CDS encoding PHP domain-containing protein, translating into MDLHIHSVYSDGEWSPKEIIDDAKRKSISIISITDHDAIEGYVQGKDYANELGIKLLPGIELNTDGEDGELHILGYSFDPDHHKFKEHINWRKEERLKWGEKIVKKLNTLGYKIQLSSCVERVGKGVLVRTHIADELVDKGYFLTQREAYDTLLKKGSPGFIRRSPFSASDAISLIKQIGGKSFLAHPGIYKHSYDFESLVKAGLAGIEVYHSKHSWETVNKLESLALKYNLHISGGSDFHGPTSRNPFPIGSIHFNKNLVDTWLKKEMML; encoded by the coding sequence TTGGACTTACATATTCATTCTGTATATTCCGATGGAGAGTGGTCACCAAAGGAAATAATTGATGATGCAAAGCGGAAGTCAATATCAATTATTTCTATTACAGATCATGATGCAATTGAAGGGTATGTTCAAGGTAAGGATTATGCTAATGAACTAGGTATTAAATTATTGCCGGGAATAGAGTTAAATACGGATGGTGAGGATGGAGAGCTTCACATCCTAGGGTATAGTTTTGATCCTGATCATCACAAGTTTAAAGAACATATTAATTGGAGAAAAGAAGAGCGGTTGAAATGGGGAGAAAAAATCGTTAAAAAATTAAATACGCTTGGATACAAGATACAGTTATCTTCTTGTGTAGAACGTGTTGGCAAGGGTGTACTTGTACGAACTCATATTGCGGACGAGTTGGTGGATAAAGGATATTTTTTAACTCAACGTGAAGCGTATGACACTTTGCTTAAAAAAGGATCACCAGGCTTTATCAGACGTTCACCCTTTTCAGCAAGTGATGCTATTTCTCTAATTAAGCAAATAGGTGGGAAGTCATTTCTTGCTCATCCAGGAATATATAAGCATTCCTACGACTTTGAAAGCTTGGTTAAAGCAGGTCTAGCTGGAATTGAAGTGTATCATTCAAAACACTCATGGGAAACAGTTAATAAACTTGAGTCTTTAGCCTTAAAGTATAACTTACATATTTCTGGAGGTAGTGATTTCCATGGTCCAACTTCCCGAAATCCTTTTCCAATCGGGAGTATTCATTTCAATAAAAACCTAGTAGACACATGGTTAAAGAAGGAGATGATGCTTTGA
- a CDS encoding nuclease-related domain-containing protein — MILKSRTKPRIILQLEALLPRIPNFHPTLPLITEDYNKRMAGYKGEQSVDYPLSYLDEKNYFIFHHLRLKTDKHFFQMDTLIFTNKMAIILEIKNFSGTIYFDPKFKQLIQTKDGKEIAYAYPLTQLDRQKANLKEWLRINKLEDIAIQSLVVISNPYTIISTSPEDHHIHHTVIHKEELPNKILQLEKSKITNKLEEKTLRKIFKLLLKKHTEGDASILEKYDIKESDLLKGVFCPKCSVLPMDRLKGNWFCPYCGEKNKHAHVKAVKDYRLLIKSTISNRELRDFLKFDSADTATRLFQTMNLRSTGKNKTRIYFLDSLENGKR; from the coding sequence ATGATCTTAAAATCCCGTACAAAACCCCGTATTATTCTCCAATTAGAAGCTTTACTTCCACGGATACCTAATTTCCATCCAACTCTGCCACTCATTACCGAAGATTACAACAAACGAATGGCCGGTTATAAAGGTGAACAATCCGTTGATTACCCACTCAGCTACCTTGATGAGAAAAACTACTTTATTTTTCACCACCTAAGATTGAAAACAGACAAACATTTCTTTCAAATGGACACATTAATTTTCACCAACAAAATGGCGATTATCCTCGAAATAAAGAATTTCTCCGGAACCATTTATTTTGATCCTAAGTTTAAACAACTCATTCAAACAAAAGATGGGAAAGAAATTGCCTATGCCTATCCATTGACGCAGCTTGATCGTCAGAAAGCTAACTTAAAAGAATGGTTGCGTATTAACAAGTTAGAAGATATAGCAATACAGTCATTAGTCGTGATCAGTAATCCCTACACAATCATAAGCACCTCTCCGGAAGATCATCATATTCACCACACAGTGATACACAAAGAAGAATTACCTAATAAAATACTTCAATTAGAAAAATCAAAGATCACAAATAAACTGGAAGAAAAGACTTTAAGGAAGATATTTAAATTATTACTAAAAAAACATACCGAAGGAGACGCATCCATCTTAGAGAAATATGACATAAAAGAAAGTGACCTTCTTAAAGGTGTTTTTTGTCCAAAATGTAGTGTCCTTCCGATGGATCGGCTTAAAGGGAATTGGTTTTGTCCTTATTGTGGGGAAAAGAATAAACATGCTCATGTTAAGGCTGTTAAAGACTATCGACTTTTAATCAAATCAACGATTTCTAATAGGGAATTAAGAGATTTTTTAAAGTTTGATTCTGCAGATACTGCTACTAGATTGTTTCAGACAATGAATTTGAGGAGTACGGGAAAAAATAAAACACGAATCTACTTTTTGGATAGTCTAGAAAATGGTAAGCGGTAG
- the eno gene encoding phosphopyruvate hydratase — MPYIVDVYAREVLDSRGNPTVEVEVHTESGAMGRALVPSGASTGEYEAVELRDGDKERYLGKGVLQAVKNVNELIAPELLGFDVTEQIAIDQALIELDGSENKGKLGANAILGVSMAAARAAADYLQVPLYQYLGGFSAKTLPVPMMNIVNGGEHADNNVDIQEFMVMPVGAENFREALRMGAEIFHSLKSVLSAKGLNTAVGDEGGFAPNLGSNEEALQTIIEAIEKAGYKPGEQVMLAMDAASSEFYNKEDGKYHLSGEGVVKTSAEMVDWYEEMASKYPIISIEDGLDENDWEGHKLLTERLGGKVQLVGDDLFVTNTKKLAEGIEKGIGNSILIKVNQIGTLTETFEAIEMAKRAGYTAVISHRSGETEDTTIADIAVATNAGQIKTGAPSRTDRVAKYNQLLRIEDQLQDASRYDGIKTFYNLKK, encoded by the coding sequence ATGCCATACATTGTAGACGTATATGCTCGTGAAGTATTAGACTCTCGTGGTAACCCAACGGTAGAAGTAGAAGTACACACAGAATCAGGCGCTATGGGACGCGCGTTAGTACCAAGTGGTGCTTCAACTGGTGAATATGAAGCAGTTGAACTTCGTGACGGAGACAAAGAACGCTACCTTGGAAAAGGTGTTCTTCAAGCTGTTAAAAACGTAAACGAATTAATCGCTCCAGAATTACTTGGATTCGATGTTACTGAGCAAATCGCAATCGACCAAGCTTTAATCGAGCTTGATGGTTCTGAAAACAAAGGTAAATTAGGTGCTAACGCAATCCTTGGTGTATCTATGGCTGCTGCTCGTGCTGCTGCAGATTACCTACAAGTTCCTTTATACCAATACCTTGGCGGATTCAGCGCGAAAACTCTTCCAGTACCAATGATGAACATCGTTAACGGTGGAGAGCACGCTGATAACAACGTTGACATTCAAGAATTCATGGTTATGCCTGTAGGTGCTGAAAACTTCCGTGAAGCACTACGTATGGGTGCGGAAATTTTCCACAGCCTAAAATCAGTTCTTTCTGCTAAAGGTCTTAACACAGCTGTAGGTGATGAAGGTGGATTCGCTCCTAACTTAGGATCAAACGAAGAAGCACTTCAAACAATTATCGAAGCAATCGAAAAAGCTGGTTACAAACCAGGTGAGCAAGTAATGCTTGCTATGGATGCTGCTTCTTCTGAGTTCTACAACAAAGAAGACGGTAAATACCATCTTTCAGGAGAAGGTGTTGTAAAAACTTCTGCTGAAATGGTTGACTGGTATGAAGAAATGGCTTCTAAATACCCAATCATCTCAATTGAAGACGGTTTAGATGAAAACGACTGGGAAGGTCACAAACTATTAACTGAACGCCTTGGCGGTAAAGTTCAACTTGTTGGTGACGACTTATTCGTTACAAACACGAAAAAACTTGCTGAAGGTATCGAAAAAGGAATCGGTAACTCAATCCTTATCAAAGTTAACCAAATCGGTACACTTACTGAAACGTTCGAAGCAATCGAAATGGCTAAACGCGCTGGTTACACAGCAGTTATCTCTCACCGTTCTGGTGAAACTGAAGATACAACAATTGCTGACATCGCAGTTGCAACAAACGCTGGTCAAATCAAAACTGGTGCTCCATCACGTACTGACCGTGTTGCTAAATACAACCAATTACTACGTATCGAAGATCAATTACAAGACGCTTCAAGATACGATGGAATTAAAACTTTCTATAACTTAAAAAAATAA
- the gpmI gene encoding 2,3-bisphosphoglycerate-independent phosphoglycerate mutase, protein MSKAPVALIILDGFACRQETKGNAVAQAKKPNFDRFWNQYPHAQLIASGEAVGLPEGQMGNSEVGHLNIGAGRIVYQSLTRVNVAIREGEFAKNDTFVEAINHVKKTGKNLHLFGLLSDGGVHSHIHHLFALLKLAADEGVKNVYIHGFLDGRDVGPKTAKVYLDELQEKIKEYGVGEIATLSGRYYSMDRDKRWDRVEKSYRAMVYGEGPTYSTPDELVADSYNNGIFDEFVIPSVMTKEDGSPVATIQDNDAVIFYNFRPDRAIQISNTFTNEDFRSFDRGEKHPKNLHFVCLTHFSETVDGYVAFKPTNLDNTLGEVLSQNNLTQLRIAETEKYPHVTFFMSGGREEKFPGEERILIDSPKVATYDLKPEMSAYEVTDALLGEIAADKFDAILLNFANPDMVGHSGMLEPTIKAIETVDECLGKIVDAIVAKGGKAIITADHGNSDEVVTLEGEPMTAHTTNPVPVIVTQEGVTLREDGILGDLAPTMLDLLNVEKPAEMTGTSLLNK, encoded by the coding sequence ATGAGTAAAGCACCAGTTGCACTAATTATTCTTGACGGATTTGCTTGCCGTCAAGAAACGAAAGGTAATGCTGTTGCACAAGCGAAAAAGCCTAACTTTGACCGCTTTTGGAATCAATATCCTCATGCTCAATTAATCGCTTCAGGTGAGGCTGTAGGTCTTCCTGAAGGTCAAATGGGGAACTCTGAAGTAGGTCACTTAAATATTGGTGCAGGTCGTATTGTGTACCAAAGTTTGACGCGTGTAAACGTAGCAATTCGTGAAGGTGAGTTTGCAAAAAACGACACGTTTGTTGAAGCTATTAATCACGTAAAGAAAACAGGTAAAAATCTTCACTTATTCGGTTTGTTATCTGACGGTGGCGTTCATAGCCATATTCATCATTTATTTGCCCTTTTAAAGCTAGCTGCAGATGAAGGCGTAAAAAATGTGTACATTCATGGCTTCTTAGATGGTCGAGATGTTGGTCCAAAAACGGCAAAAGTTTACTTGGATGAACTTCAAGAAAAAATCAAAGAATACGGTGTCGGGGAAATTGCGACATTATCTGGACGTTACTACTCAATGGACCGCGATAAGCGTTGGGATCGTGTTGAAAAGTCTTATCGTGCTATGGTATACGGTGAAGGCCCTACTTACAGCACACCAGATGAGCTTGTTGCCGATTCTTATAACAATGGAATCTTTGATGAGTTCGTGATTCCTTCTGTTATGACAAAAGAAGACGGTTCACCTGTTGCAACGATTCAAGACAATGATGCGGTGATTTTCTATAATTTCCGCCCTGACCGTGCGATTCAAATTTCAAACACGTTCACAAATGAAGATTTCCGTTCATTTGATCGTGGTGAAAAACACCCGAAAAACCTACACTTTGTGTGCTTAACACACTTTAGTGAAACGGTTGACGGATATGTGGCATTCAAGCCAACAAACCTTGATAATACACTCGGTGAAGTATTATCTCAAAACAACCTAACACAACTTCGTATTGCTGAAACGGAAAAATATCCTCACGTTACATTCTTTATGAGTGGCGGACGTGAAGAGAAGTTTCCTGGCGAAGAAAGAATTTTAATTGATTCTCCGAAGGTTGCAACTTATGATCTCAAGCCTGAAATGAGCGCCTACGAAGTAACGGACGCGTTACTAGGCGAAATTGCAGCTGACAAATTTGATGCTATCCTTTTAAACTTCGCAAACCCTGATATGGTTGGGCACTCTGGAATGCTTGAACCTACGATCAAGGCAATCGAAACAGTTGATGAGTGCCTAGGGAAAATTGTGGACGCTATTGTTGCAAAAGGCGGTAAAGCGATCATCACTGCAGACCATGGTAACTCAGATGAAGTCGTAACATTAGAAGGTGAGCCAATGACAGCTCATACAACGAACCCAGTACCTGTCATTGTGACACAAGAGGGAGTTACGCTTCGTGAAGATGGAATTTTAGGTGACCTAGCACCAACAATGCTAGATCTACTAAATGTTGAAAAACCGGCTGAAATGACTGGAACCTCTTTACTTAATAAGTAA
- the tpiA gene encoding triose-phosphate isomerase encodes MRKPIIAGNWKMNKVSSEAKSFVEEVKSLVPSAENVDSVVCAPALFLESLVASTEGSDLKVGAQNMHFEENGAFTGEISPVALKDLGVSYVILGHSERREMFAETDETVNKKTLAAFKHGLTPIVCCGETLEEREAGKTNDLVGDQVKKALQGLSEDQVKQTVVAYEPIWAIGTGKSSSAEDANEVCAHIRQVIAEQFSSDVAQAVRIQYGGSVKPANIKEYMAQSDIDGALVGGASLEAQSFLQLLEGSKNE; translated from the coding sequence ATGAGAAAACCAATTATCGCAGGTAACTGGAAAATGAACAAAGTTTCTTCAGAAGCAAAAAGCTTCGTAGAGGAAGTAAAAAGTCTAGTGCCTTCTGCTGAAAACGTTGACTCAGTAGTTTGTGCTCCAGCTCTATTTTTAGAAAGCCTTGTAGCTTCAACTGAGGGCAGTGACCTAAAAGTAGGTGCACAAAATATGCACTTTGAAGAAAATGGAGCTTTCACTGGCGAAATTAGCCCAGTTGCCCTTAAAGATCTAGGTGTTAGCTATGTCATTCTAGGACACTCTGAGCGAAGAGAAATGTTCGCTGAAACGGATGAAACAGTTAACAAAAAGACTTTAGCTGCATTTAAGCATGGTTTAACGCCAATCGTTTGCTGTGGTGAAACATTAGAAGAGCGTGAAGCAGGAAAAACAAATGATCTAGTAGGAGACCAAGTAAAGAAAGCTTTACAAGGTTTATCAGAAGATCAAGTCAAACAAACAGTTGTTGCTTATGAGCCAATCTGGGCAATTGGAACAGGAAAATCATCTTCTGCTGAAGATGCAAATGAAGTATGTGCGCACATTCGTCAAGTAATTGCAGAGCAATTTTCTTCTGACGTTGCACAAGCAGTTCGTATTCAATACGGCGGTAGCGTTAAGCCTGCTAACATCAAAGAATATATGGCGCAATCAGATATTGATGGTGCATTAGTAGGTGGAGCAAGCTTAGAAGCTCAATCTTTCCTTCAACTTTTGGAGGGTAGCAAAAATGAGTAA
- a CDS encoding phosphoglycerate kinase, with the protein MNKKSVKDIDVKGKVVFCRVDFNVPMKDGQVTDETRIRAALPTIQYLSEQGAKVVLASHLGRPKGEVVEELRLNAVAAKLQELSGKNVVKTDEAYGESVKAEIAKLEEGGLLLLENVRFYPGEEKNDPELAKAFAELADVYVNDAFGAAHRAHASTEGIAKHIPAVAGFLMEKELEVLGKALSNPERPFTAIIGGAKVKDKIGVIDNLLNKVDNLIIGGGLAYTFIKALGHDVGKSLLEEDKIDLAKSYLDQAKEKGVNFYMPVDVVVADDFSNDANTQIVSIDSIPSDWEGLDAGPKTREIYADVIKNSKLVIWNGPMGVFELEAFAGGTKAVAEALAEANDTYSVIGGGDSAAAVEKFNLADKMSHISTGGGASLEFMEGKELPGVVALNDK; encoded by the coding sequence ATGAACAAAAAGTCAGTTAAAGACATTGATGTAAAAGGAAAAGTCGTCTTTTGTCGCGTTGATTTCAACGTACCGATGAAGGATGGACAAGTAACAGACGAAACTCGTATTCGTGCGGCTTTACCAACAATTCAATATTTAAGTGAGCAAGGAGCTAAAGTTGTTTTAGCAAGTCACTTAGGCCGTCCAAAGGGTGAAGTAGTAGAAGAGCTTCGCTTAAATGCAGTAGCTGCAAAACTACAAGAGCTTTCTGGTAAAAATGTTGTGAAAACAGATGAAGCTTATGGTGAGTCTGTAAAAGCTGAAATCGCGAAATTAGAAGAAGGCGGACTTCTTTTACTAGAAAACGTGCGTTTCTACCCTGGTGAAGAGAAAAACGATCCAGAATTAGCGAAAGCTTTTGCTGAACTTGCTGATGTTTATGTAAATGATGCATTTGGAGCTGCACACCGTGCACATGCTTCAACTGAAGGAATTGCAAAACACATTCCAGCAGTAGCAGGTTTCTTAATGGAAAAAGAGCTTGAAGTTCTTGGTAAAGCTTTATCAAATCCAGAGCGTCCATTCACTGCAATCATTGGTGGAGCAAAGGTTAAAGATAAAATTGGTGTAATTGATAACTTGCTTAATAAAGTTGACAACTTAATCATCGGTGGTGGACTTGCTTACACATTCATTAAAGCTTTAGGCCATGATGTAGGTAAATCATTACTAGAAGAAGACAAAATTGACTTAGCGAAGTCTTACCTTGATCAAGCGAAAGAAAAAGGTGTTAACTTCTACATGCCTGTTGATGTCGTAGTAGCAGATGATTTCTCAAACGATGCAAATACTCAAATCGTTTCAATCGACAGCATTCCAAGTGATTGGGAAGGTCTTGATGCAGGTCCGAAAACTCGTGAAATCTACGCTGACGTTATTAAAAACTCTAAGCTTGTTATCTGGAATGGACCAATGGGTGTATTCGAATTAGAAGCATTTGCTGGTGGTACAAAAGCAGTTGCAGAAGCATTAGCTGAGGCAAATGATACATATTCCGTAATTGGAGGAGGAGATTCAGCTGCTGCTGTAGAAAAGTTCAATTTGGCTGATAAAATGAGCCACATTTCTACTGGTGGTGGAGCTTCTCTAGAATTCATGGAAGGTAAAGAGCTTCCAGGTGTTGTAGCATTAAACGATAAATAA
- the gap gene encoding type I glyceraldehyde-3-phosphate dehydrogenase encodes MAVKIGINGFGRIGRNVFRAALKNPNVDVVAVNDLTDANMLAHLLKYDSVHGKLDAEVSVDGNNLVVDGKTIQVTAERDPAKLSWGTQGVEIVVESTGFFTKRADAAKHLEAGAKKVIISAPASDEDITIVMGVNEDKYDAASHDVISNASCTTNCLAPFAKVLNDKFGIKRGMMTTVHSYTNDQQILDLPHKDYRRARAAAENIIPTSTGAAKAVSLVLPELKGKLNGGAMRVPTPNVSLVDLVAELDKEVTVDEVNAALKEAAEGDLKGILGYSEEPLVSGDYNGNPNSSTIDALSTMVMEGQMVKVISWYDNESGYSNRVVDLADYLASKGL; translated from the coding sequence ATGGCAGTAAAAATCGGTATTAATGGTTTTGGTCGTATTGGTCGTAATGTATTCCGTGCAGCTTTAAAAAATCCTAACGTTGACGTTGTAGCAGTTAACGACTTAACAGATGCTAACATGTTAGCTCATCTTTTAAAATATGATTCTGTACACGGAAAATTAGACGCTGAAGTATCAGTTGACGGTAACAACCTAGTTGTTGACGGTAAAACAATCCAAGTAACTGCTGAGCGTGACCCAGCAAAACTATCTTGGGGAACTCAAGGTGTTGAAATCGTTGTTGAATCTACTGGTTTCTTCACAAAACGTGCTGACGCTGCGAAACACTTAGAAGCAGGAGCTAAAAAAGTAATCATCTCTGCTCCAGCTAGCGATGAAGATATCACAATCGTTATGGGTGTTAACGAAGACAAATACGATGCAGCTAGCCACGATGTAATCTCTAACGCTTCTTGTACTACTAACTGCTTAGCGCCATTCGCTAAAGTATTAAACGATAAATTCGGTATCAAACGTGGAATGATGACAACTGTTCACTCATACACAAATGACCAACAAATCTTAGACTTACCACACAAAGACTACCGTCGTGCTCGTGCGGCAGCTGAAAACATCATCCCAACTTCAACTGGTGCTGCTAAAGCTGTTTCTCTAGTATTACCTGAATTAAAAGGTAAATTAAACGGTGGAGCTATGCGTGTTCCAACTCCAAACGTTTCTTTAGTTGACTTAGTTGCTGAATTAGATAAAGAAGTAACAGTTGACGAAGTAAACGCAGCTCTTAAAGAAGCTGCTGAAGGCGATTTAAAAGGTATCCTTGGATACAGCGAAGAGCCATTAGTATCTGGTGACTACAATGGTAACCCTAACTCTTCTACTATTGATGCATTATCAACAATGGTAATGGAAGGTCAAATGGTAAAAGTAATCTCTTGGTATGACAACGAAAGTGGTTACTCTAACCGCGTAGTTGATCTTGCTGACTACCTTGCTTCTAAAGGTCTTTAA
- a CDS encoding sugar-binding transcriptional regulator: MNSLIEVQRKLLPDLLTVMQKRYQILQYIRLMQPIGRRSLSTSLGLSERILRNEVQFLKDQNLIEIHTSGMTLTNDGTSLLINLEEMMKDVLGLSSLENTLKEKFQLNRVIVVSGDSDQSPWVKKEMGRACVTCIKERLNGKNIVAVTGGTTLASVAEMMTPDSKNREMLFVPARGGLGETVENQANTICAKMAERASGNYRLLHVPDQLSKEAYQSIIEEPSIKELLAILKSSSMVIHGIGDAKTMAERRKTPEKDFLKIEQGNAVAEAFGYYFDQEGEIVHKVQTVGIQLDDIDEVPNVIAVAGGASKAKAIKAYMKQGLDSVLITDEGAANELIRD, from the coding sequence ATGAATTCACTTATAGAAGTACAAAGAAAATTATTGCCTGACCTGTTAACGGTTATGCAAAAACGCTATCAAATTCTTCAATACATACGATTAATGCAGCCGATTGGACGCAGAAGTCTCTCTACTAGTCTTGGCCTGAGTGAACGAATTCTTAGGAATGAAGTTCAATTCTTAAAAGATCAGAATTTGATTGAGATTCATACATCAGGTATGACGTTAACAAATGATGGCACCTCTTTACTTATTAATCTCGAAGAAATGATGAAAGATGTTTTAGGATTATCTTCTTTGGAAAATACATTAAAGGAGAAGTTCCAATTAAACAGGGTCATCGTTGTTTCGGGTGATAGTGATCAATCTCCATGGGTAAAAAAAGAAATGGGAAGAGCATGTGTTACATGTATAAAAGAACGGTTAAATGGTAAAAATATCGTCGCCGTTACTGGTGGGACAACGCTCGCATCAGTAGCAGAAATGATGACACCTGATAGTAAAAACCGTGAAATGTTATTCGTCCCAGCACGTGGAGGGCTTGGTGAAACAGTGGAAAATCAAGCAAACACAATCTGTGCAAAAATGGCAGAGCGTGCAAGCGGCAATTACCGTCTGTTACATGTACCAGATCAACTAAGTAAAGAAGCATATCAATCAATCATTGAGGAGCCCTCTATAAAAGAGCTTTTAGCGATTTTGAAATCCTCAAGTATGGTCATCCATGGAATAGGAGACGCTAAAACAATGGCGGAGCGCCGGAAAACTCCGGAGAAAGATTTCCTTAAAATTGAGCAAGGAAATGCTGTTGCAGAGGCATTCGGCTACTATTTCGATCAAGAGGGAGAAATTGTCCATAAAGTTCAAACCGTGGGAATTCAGCTTGATGATATTGATGAAGTACCTAATGTTATCGCGGTAGCAGGTGGTGCATCAAAAGCAAAGGCAATAAAAGCCTATATGAAACAAGGATTAGACTCTGTCCTTATCACAGATGAAGGGGCAGCAAATGAGTTAATAAGGGACTAA
- a CDS encoding glutaredoxin family protein produces MKKITFYSKENCSLCEKGLTLIHELKNEFNFHYEVVDIYKDDVLLEKFQIMIPVVEIDNEVVSYGILDKNSIRNRLL; encoded by the coding sequence ATGAAGAAAATCACGTTTTATTCAAAAGAGAACTGTTCATTATGTGAAAAAGGCTTAACACTCATTCATGAATTAAAAAATGAATTTAATTTTCACTATGAAGTGGTGGATATTTACAAAGATGATGTGCTGCTGGAAAAGTTCCAAATCATGATTCCAGTGGTAGAAATAGACAATGAGGTTGTATCTTATGGCATTTTGGATAAGAATTCCATAAGAAACCGCTTACTTTAA